A single region of the Salipaludibacillus sp. LMS25 genome encodes:
- a CDS encoding N-acetyltransferase, with amino-acid sequence MTFIHISETDLNDQHICCALGAKQYSAAIDAKKAWLSDRMKEGLVFYRLDDRAKVFIEYLPAEAAWAPIHAPNYMFINCLWVSGRYQGHGHANHLLERCKQDAMSQGMDGIVHIAGLKKFPFLSDPRFLKHMGFNVVDKAAPYFQLYAHKFHERGVQPTFKTNKPLPVKEHGIDIFYTAQCPFASGLISDLEAVTLAKGIPFHSFELQTLDDAQHAPSPWTTFALFYNGIFQTHRMMSVNKFEGFLEDLSTHTTKT; translated from the coding sequence ATATTTGCTGTGCGCTTGGTGCTAAGCAGTATTCAGCTGCTATCGACGCAAAAAAAGCATGGCTCAGTGACCGTATGAAGGAAGGGCTCGTTTTCTATCGTCTGGACGACAGGGCCAAGGTTTTTATTGAATATTTACCGGCAGAAGCAGCCTGGGCACCTATTCACGCTCCTAATTATATGTTCATTAATTGCCTATGGGTTTCCGGCCGCTACCAAGGGCACGGCCACGCCAACCATTTGTTGGAGAGGTGCAAACAAGACGCCATGTCTCAGGGAATGGATGGTATCGTCCATATAGCTGGATTGAAGAAATTTCCCTTCTTAAGTGACCCACGCTTTTTGAAACATATGGGCTTTAATGTCGTTGATAAAGCAGCCCCCTACTTCCAGCTATACGCACACAAATTTCATGAACGTGGTGTCCAACCCACATTTAAAACCAACAAACCGCTTCCTGTAAAAGAACATGGCATTGATATTTTTTACACGGCCCAGTGTCCTTTCGCAAGCGGATTAATATCTGACTTAGAAGCCGTTACGTTGGCTAAGGGTATCCCCTTTCACAGTTTTGAACTACAGACATTGGATGATGCCCAACATGCCCCTTCACCATGGACAACCTTTGCACTATTTTATAATGGCATATTTCAAACACACCGCATGATGAGCGTTAACAAATTCGAGGGCTTCCTAGAAGATCTTTCTACTCATACGACGAAAACTTAA